The following proteins come from a genomic window of Pseudomonadota bacterium:
- a CDS encoding aromatic ring-hydroxylating dioxygenase subunit alpha produces MFATIQSELQRATGDIESARGLPNPCYTDPDALLAERDGVFSTGWAGIGYEKDVPRAGDATPITFLGVPLLMVRGRDNQVRVFQNTCRHRGMVLVDEPTHLKGVIRCPYHSWCYALDGSLKATPHVGGPGHNTHDAISPKDTGLIAFRTTVWLGVVFVNLSGDAPPFEDYCGDLTTRWREFDRPLYHAGPDSSFTLDVNTNWKLAVENYCESYHLPWIHPALNSYSRLEDHYNILSQGHYAGQGTRVYRPTLSEDGRQFDDFDDLDTMWSAGAEYITVFPNVMLGVHRDHTFAIVLEPISQSRTREHIEIFYASERSAGPDMADLRQTNTTMWKTVFEEDIGVCEGMQRGRAGPRFDGGVFSPVMDNATHCFHQWVAGRYLAHADRTA; encoded by the coding sequence GTGTTCGCGACCATTCAATCAGAACTTCAACGGGCCACGGGTGACATCGAATCCGCACGCGGGTTGCCAAACCCCTGTTACACGGATCCCGACGCACTCCTGGCCGAACGGGACGGGGTGTTCTCGACCGGCTGGGCCGGAATCGGCTACGAGAAAGACGTGCCCAGGGCCGGGGACGCCACGCCGATCACGTTCCTCGGCGTACCGTTGCTGATGGTGCGCGGCCGTGACAATCAGGTGCGGGTGTTCCAGAACACCTGCCGACACCGGGGTATGGTGCTGGTTGACGAGCCGACCCACCTCAAAGGCGTCATCCGCTGCCCTTACCACTCCTGGTGCTATGCGCTCGACGGCAGTCTCAAGGCGACGCCGCACGTGGGCGGACCCGGGCACAACACCCACGACGCCATCTCACCGAAGGACACCGGGCTGATTGCGTTTCGCACGACCGTCTGGCTCGGTGTGGTTTTCGTCAACCTCTCGGGTGATGCGCCGCCGTTCGAAGACTACTGCGGTGATCTCACGACACGCTGGCGCGAATTCGACCGCCCGTTGTATCACGCGGGGCCCGACTCGAGCTTCACACTCGATGTCAACACCAACTGGAAGCTCGCGGTCGAAAACTACTGCGAGAGCTACCACCTGCCGTGGATTCACCCGGCGCTGAACAGCTATTCGCGCCTGGAAGACCACTACAACATCCTGTCACAAGGGCATTACGCCGGGCAGGGTACACGTGTGTACCGGCCGACCTTGAGCGAAGACGGCAGACAGTTTGACGATTTCGACGACCTCGACACCATGTGGTCCGCCGGCGCCGAATACATCACGGTGTTCCCCAATGTGATGCTCGGCGTGCACCGTGACCATACCTTCGCGATCGTGCTCGAACCGATCTCGCAGTCGCGGACGCGCGAGCACATAGAGATTTTCTACGCGTCCGAACGCAGCGCCGGGCCTGATATGGCCGACCTGCGACAGACCAACACCACCATGTGGAAAACCGTTTTCGAAGAAGACATCGGTGTGTGCGAAGGCATGCAGCGCGGACGGGCTGGGCCCCGATTCGACGGCGGCGTCTTTTCGCCGGTGATGGACAACGCGACCCATTGCTTTCACCAGTGGGTCGCCGGACGTTACCTCGCCCACGCTGACCGGACTGCGTGA